ctggtgactaacactaagacaggtacaatcacccacgaaatacaacgcgcactcaggctacctaaatacggttcccaatccgagacaactagaatcagctgactccaattaggaatcgcctcaggcagccaagcctaactagacacaaccctaataatacacactcccaattaatacaaaccctaatacgaaaatacaacatataaacccatgtcacaccctggcctacccaaacatataacaaaacacaagatacaatgaccaaggcgtgacactggaGAGCCTTGAGGTTGATggaggtgcagttgccataccagacagtgatacagcccgacaggatgctctcaattgtgcatctgtaaaagtttgtgagtgttttaggtgccaagtcaaatttcttcagcctcctgaggttgaagaggcgctgttgtgccttcttcaccacactgccttcttcacaacaatttgtccgtgatgtgtatgccaaggaacttaaaactttacaccttctccactactgtctcgtcgatgtggatagggggggtgctccctctgctgtttcctgaagtgcacgatcatctcctttgttttgttgacgttcagtgagaggttgttttcctggcaccacactccagtcaaggagtatgaatactttctgaaagcactgcaTGAAAAGTCACTGCATGACACTGCATGACTGTTTGAAcagtgttatattgtactgttgGCAGTGcctgcctctaaaatgtaaaatcAATTGCAGTACAATATTTTGGCATAATAATCCCCGTTGCATAATAGGGCCTATTTCTTTGAATTATTTTCTATGTGCATTTTCTGCTCCATTTCTTGAGACGTGGTGGATTTGATCAAAAGCATTGACAGTTGTCAGTTTGATCTTTGAGGTCTGCCTTATCTCCATGCATACCTTCTGTTCCTTTTCAGTGTACCTCCACACAATACTAAGAAACCACACTGCTCATGCCTGCGATGGAGACACCCTTTCTATCAAGTGTCCCTCCAGAACCTCTGTGTCCGTCCTGTCAGCATTCTACGGACGTCGTGTCCCCAGCAAGAACTTATGTCCCCCTGCAAACACAAACATGACTGAGGACAACACTGGATGCACTTCCAGTGTCGCTATCCAGGTACAGTATAGTAATTAGCCATACAGAGTTGTCCTCTATTACTGACAGCAAAACAGAAGCCAACTTATCAGCAGTTAGCTCCACAAGTTGATAACTTAAGAACATTGGACTCTTCACTTAAATAATATGAATCACATACTGTTAGGACTTACTACAGCAGTGATTGAATATGTTGTGGGTTTGAACCTGGGTATGCCTCAAGACTgtctgctgagctaaagccttctgatgagtaaccttgcctgagacctaAGGACTTGCATGTGAATGTGCATATTTTTCTCACACTCAGACATTGTTGTATTGTCCCTGCAGAAAGTGGTGTCGGAGTGTCAGGACCGGCGTTCCtgtcatatacctgtcattaGCCCAGTGTTTGGTCAGGACCCCTGTCCCCTCACCAGCAAGTACCTCATAGTGTCCTACAAGTGCCGCCCAGGTGAGACTAGTCCACAGGGTTTGATTGTGTGAGGGTAACACAAACTGTCATAAAGTGTGGTTGTGAATTTAGGAGACAAAAGATCTTGAATAGTACTCCACAACTGAATACATCAGATACATCCGGAAATGTATTATCGGACACTGAATTCAATTGGTCTGTTTTTTTTAACTGAATAGGATAATATCTAATTCTATtgaaatatacagtattatacagtaagtTTGTCAGTGATCGATACTGCTGTTTTTATCTTTCAGAGCACCACCGTACTAGGTTGGTGTGTGAAAACGAGAGACTGAGGCTGGTGTGTAAGAATAACACTGTCCTGGCTATCTACTCGGCTACATTTGGCCATCTGCTGCACGGGAGTCCCAACTGTCCTCAGGAAACTGCACCACAGCCTGACATGGGTCTGAAACCATAGTCATTGGTGTGAAACAGGGAACTAAAGTGTCATCTAGTGGTCAAATACTAGGATAAAAATAATGTGCATTTATCAGTACATAATCCATAGTGTGTGTTAATATGTTACTTACTACAGATGAGTAACACATGAGTAGGCATAAGGTACATGGATATACCCTTGACCTATGCATGTTTTCAACCTCTAAAGCCTACTGTATATCAGAGTCAGACCAGGATCATATGCCTATTTTAAATACTTGTGCTTGATTAAGGTTGGAGTTTATACTTTAGGGACTAGTCCTTTTGCTTGTTTGTATCAGACTATATCAAGCACAGCTCAAGTATTTGACTTATTTGACCCACATCTGATCAGAGTATACATCTATCCTTCAGAGTGTCTGTCACCATCTGCCCTGAGGAAGGTGTCACGCAGGTGTCATGGCCGAGCCAACTGCTCAGTGCTGGCTGACACTCAGAACTTTGGGGACccatgttttcctggcaccaggAAGCACCTGAGAGTGTCCTTTACATGTGGTATGTGACTAGAAGTCAAAGACCCACAAccatgtgagagacacaaacATCATGGTGTCTATAACCCACAGTTGAAGAAATTGTTTTCATGGACTCACCAGATTACTGAGAAAATGTTTCAGGAGAAATGGATCAAAATGAGCCCTCTTTTGCCTCACCAGTTCCTCGATATCTCTTGGAGGATGTGCGACGGAGTGGCTCAACATCAGACCCTTTCTTGATCTCAGACTACACACATGGTAAGACACCTACAAATACATGTATCCAAGTAAATGTAGCTAGCTCAGCTACTAGTAGTGCAATTAGGTCGGTGGACAATATGATTTGCAGCCGTTGGGCAGAAGGCACAGTAAGTCCCTTCTCATCTGCAGGAGGCTGGTACACTGGCCCCGGCGTCATCAGGCCTCAAAACGTGCTTTATACCAACTCTCTGGAAATTTTTGACAAAATACTGGGTAGGTCTATTGTTTTCTGTGTGCATGTAGGCTGGTTACTCATTAGCAGGGCATCTTTGTACTTTATATAATATGCCTTGTCTTACTTAATGATCAGCAGGCACCCatcattagcctggtcccagatctcttTGTTCTGTATAGCTGTAGgatttggcaagacagcacaaatagatctgggaccaggccaacCAATTGTAACTATCTCGATTGTATAGATGTCAATATAGGCTTTGTCTTCTATCTATTTCTCATTGAGCAATATCATGCTAATTTCACCCCAGACTAGTGTGTCATCCCTCCACCCACAGGTCTTCCAGAGAGAGTGGCCCTCTACTTTGTCTCAGGGATCTGCGCTGGTCTAgtcttcctgctctgtctgttcGGCCTGCGCTCCACCTTGGTGAGGGACGTCAAGGACTTGGCAACAGAGCTGGGGGTGAGCTCAAGGCCAGCCGCAGACCCCGCCGGGAAGTCATGGAGGACCAGTATGACGACGACACCTCTGATGCCTCCTCCTTCCGCCGCCTCACCCAGTCCTACCGTGCGGCGGATATCTTTAGTCCAGCGACCATGACGGTGGAgatggtggagagggagggagaggagaaggagatgcCCAAGTTCGGAGACATCTGGCCCCACAGGGACTCCAGCCCATACGCCATCCATAAGATAATagggaatagaatagaatatccATAAAATAAAAGCCTGCAGTGCCCGAGACTCCACAGATAAAGGCCAGCAGTGTCTGAATATCTATAGGTATTTTATTGTATTCTATACTACACACAAAATAAAAGGCCTGCAATGCCTGAGAATCCACAGGAAAGCTTGTGGGAACAGACAGCAGCAACACATTAATCATAGACTGAAAATGAATATTTAGTAGACATTATTTTCTTGTAATTTCATGTTATCTATCTTTCCTTAATGTACGTTTTATATGATATGGTGTCCTAACCTCATTATATTCAGATAACTGGAATGAATCACACACATAATAACAAGTTCAACATGTTTTTGGTTGGTGGGTTTCAATAAACGTAATAACTTTTAGCCATTTGTTTGGGGAAATGGTAAGACAATTTCAATTGCActgagtcaaatcaaatgtttcttTGATTTAGGCCTTTTTTGTACCATTAAATTCCATCTATTGGTGATCTTCATGTAGCCTACAGTAAACTGTCCAGTAGATGACGCCATCCTCAAGCATAGTGTAGGTCCAGCTCATGCTATGGTATACAAGACCTCCATTGTTCTCACTGTTTTTCCTCATCCACGTTATTGATAATCTTAGTCCAGGTAAGAGATTAGTAGTTGGAAACGTTTTTGAATACATGGATCCAAGAGTTTTGTCAGTGTAGTCCCTAAATAGGTATTGTATTGCCCTAATACAGTATAGAGGGGCTAAAGGGTTTTTGTGGGCTCATTCCTTATGGTATGATCAATTCACACACGAACATGCTATATGATTATCATAATGATATTCAATTGACTGTTCTGATGTAGCCTGTTTTCTTTTCCCGGACGACCTCGTCCCCACTGCTCTGGAGAAAGTATCCGTGCGCAAATGCTGCGAAGCGGGCAAATTCACATGAGTGAATCTGTAACCAAAGTTGTACACCAATGGTCGCAACGCAAGTGCCGAGTTTTCGGGTTTATGTAGCCGCTGGATGGCTAGCTAGCCTGCCATTGAAGAGGGGAGAAGACAGCACCGCAGACAAGGTGCCACAATGGAGGAGTTACTAGCAATATAATGGCATTCTTATCAAACCTAGGTAGCTAATTATGCCACCGGCATTTTGATTAGCACAGCTAGCACGCATTCTCCGTGTGCGTGTGGATGACACATTTTAAGCCAGGACCAGTCTAGCCATATGAACATAGCACGCAGCCTACCTCTTGCAACAATTTATTGAACCAGCCAAGCTAGACTGAAAATTAATATTTAGTAGACATTATTTTCTTGTCACTTCATGTTATCTTTCCTTAATGTACGTTTTATATGATATGGTGTCCTAACCTCATTATATTCAGATAACTGGAATGAAACACACAGACTAGCCTGCCCTAGTCTGTGTCCCTGCCCTCTCATGATTGCGGCTGGTTCCTTATTAGTGGTGTTTAAACTGCAAAGAGGACAGGAGCTAAGGCTGTCTGGTCAGAAGGAGCCCAGGCTATTGTCGCTAGATAACTCGCTTGGTAACCACACGGCACTGTCTGTCAAGTGGTTGATGGtggaattagctagctagctacctagcctATTGCAAGCTTAGCATTGCCCGCCCCCCGCCCGCAGCTGTCACCCGGAAGGCCGCGGGTCAGGGGTGGGGATTGAACAACTTTCCTTGCCTAAAACGTCTGGATGGACCCGAGTAAATATAGCTAGTTGCCTATAACTACCATACGCGTGTATATTATATAGCTGAGAATGGATTCCTCTTTGGCCTTCGGACGTGACGAGCAGTGCTTGGCAATATCCTTTTGAAAGTCTGTGCCATTTTTTTTGTTCTGCTTTTAAAACCTAGCTAGcgtaacgctagctagctaacgttagcttcctGAATATTGTCCAACTGTTTAGGTTCGCTTGCATTTGAATGTAAATTGAAACAGGACAGTTCGTGTAGCTAATATTGTCTTGCGGGTCAAACGTTTGGGTGTGCTACTCTGAACATGTCAGATGTTTATTGTTTTGATAACCCATTTAGCCTAGTTACTAAACTAGTTCGATTGGAACGCTATGTTCAGAAGTGCATGCCAGTGTTGGTGGAATGCTTACAGCCTAACGTAACTAACGCTTGCTTTTTTTTGCTTCAGTTTCCAACTCAATGTAGCTATCAATGTAACCAAATAACCCATTGCTTGGCCCATACAATCTATGGTCATTATGCCTTACTCTTTGAGGCTTGTGCAACTGTACTAACTTTAGTTAACATTGTGTTTCTTTAATAATACTACAAGCATTATAGGCTTTAGATACATTTGAAGAATTTCACAACAGCCTTGAGTAGACAGTCTTGAATAGTTAGTTGCTAAAATATTTGTTCACAAAATCATAGTCAATATTCTGGTCTTATGTTCAAGCAGGGACACAGACTAGCCTGCCCTAGTCTGTGTCCCTGCCCTCTCATGATTGTTGCTGGTTCCTTAATAGTGGTGTTCAAACTGTAAGAGGACAGGAGCTAAGGCTGTCTGGTCAGAAGGAGCCCAGGCTATTGTCGCTGATTGAGTGCTCTGGGGAGTTTGTGTAAGTACTAACAATAGAGAACTCAATGTCTGAAATGTAAAGTTAATTCATatctagggctgttgtggtgaccgtattactgaccaccacaccggcagtcatgagtcatgaccgcagtcaaattccatgtaaCTGTTGAGTCATGGTAATCACCTTTTACGCACTCTGGACATGCGTTAGTAGTACCCAACTCTGCCGTACCCAACTCTGTcggcactctattgtccctctaaccactcacAATGCAAATGCAATTGAATATCACGACCAACACTTGTCATCAAAACAGTACcatgcttttaaaactcacctacTGTGATCGATccatttgaagaaagaagtttaacaacaggttgaaactgagtggaaaacatggtcGTTGTGTATGTGTTTTCTAATCCAAACGCAAACAAATGGACAGCTTTTTAAGGTTATGATTAATTCTAAACACCAATGGGCATGGGCCTATATATGACCCCCAgatctgtaaaaaaatatattaaaaacattaattcaaataatgattgtgGCATTATACAATACATAGTCTAATATCCTACCACATATTATGCACGGGAGAAAAAAAAACTgatttaagatgtctttggtacataattggtctagcctCTACTGCAAAATTAAACAAATTATAGTAATCGCCTTTGAGTGGACTGTATTATTCAttatggatggactggttaccttatgctacagTCCAAACTTTGTATCCATGAGCCTGTAGAcgatgctgttggttcattgatgGTGCAGGGCGGTTTAGAGTTAAGCCCAAATCAATCAAAAAGTGGTTCATTTTGttcgtttacattttttttttaagaacACCTGGAATTCGAATGCACTCAAGTGACCGAGAGAACACCGCCATAACTGTCTACAGCGTCAAATTAGAAAGCAAGTCTATTTTTCTCGCCATATTGGGTTGTAAGCTAAGGTTTATCAGTCAAATAGGCTGCAATTGTTTTCTTATATGTAGCCCATCTGTGTTTGTCATTTTAAATATTTTCATAATGACTAGGCTGACacctttagctacagaatatctcaccaacGAGTGTTTCTATCCCCTCTGTCCTTCATTCCTTTCTCGAGCCTGCAGAGTGAGTGGCTGTCAACATTTTAATGAAATgaactgctcaaaaaaataaaggaaacactcaaataacacatcctagatctgaatgaatgaaatattcttattaaatacttttttctttacatagttgaatgtgctgacaagaaaatcacacacaaattattaatggaaatcaaatttatcaacccatggtggtctggatttggagtcacactcaaaattaaagtggaaaaccacactacaggctgatcctactttgatgtaatgtccttaaaacaagtgaaaatgaggctcagtagtgtgtgtggcctccacgtgcctgtatgaactcccgacaacgcctgggcatgctcctgatgaggtggcggatggtctcctgagggatctcctcccagacctggactaaagcatccgccaacttctggatagtctgtggtgcaacgtggcgttggtggatggagcgagacatgatgtcccagatgtgctcaattggattcaggtctggggaacgggcgggccagtccatagcatcaatgccttcctcttgcaggaactgctgacacactccagccacatgaggtccagcattgtcttgcattagaagGAACCCAGGGCagaccgcaccagcatatggtctcacaaggggtctgaggatctcatctcggtacctaatggcagtcaggctacctctggcgagcacatggaggactgtgcggccccccccaaagaaatgccaccccacaccatgactgacccaccgccaaaccggtcatgttggaggatgttgcaggcatcagaacgttctccacggcgtctccagactctgtcatgtctgtcacgtgctcagtgtgaacatgctttcatctgtgaagagcacagggcgccagtggcgaatttgccaatcttggtgttttctggcaaatgccaaacgtcctgcacggtgttgggctgtaagcacaacccccacctgtggacgtcgggcccttataccaccctcatggagtctatttctgaccgtttgagcagacacatgcacatttgtggcctgctggaggtttgcagggctctggcaccgctcctcctgctcctccttgcacaaaggcggaggtagcggtcctgctgctgggttgttgccctcctacggcctcctccacgtctcctgatgtactggcctgtctcctggtagcgtctccatgctctggacactacgctgccagacacagcaaaccttcttgccacagctcgcattgatgttccatcctggatgagctgcactacctgagccacttgtgtgggttgtggactccgtctcatgctaccactagagtgaaagcaccgccagcattcaaaggtgaccaaaacatcagccaggaagcataggaactgggaagtggtctgtggtcaccaacTGCAGCAGAacaactcctttattgggggtgtcttgctaattgcctataatttccacctgttgtctagtccatttgcacaacagcatgtgacatttattgtcaatcagtgttgcttcctaagtggacagtttgatttcacagaagtgtgattgacttggagttacattgtgttgtttaagtgttccctttatttttttgagcagtgtatgttttgttgtgaaaacatgttactataGATGTTCCCATGCAGATTTCACTTTGTTTCCCAAATGTAACCACTGGGTAGCtgctggaacagggttggagagtccatGGCATACAGAATTTGGGTGGAATATCCCCTGCCACGCAGCGAGGGGCTGCATACTactcaaacagtggttgatgaCCGGTTTGAGTGCGTCAAGAAAtccaacactgctgggtttttcacgctcaaccgtttccaatgtgtatcaagaatggtccaccacccaaaggacgtcaagtcaacttaacacaactgtgggaagcattggagtccacgtgggccagcatccctgtggaacgctttcgacactgtagagtccatgacccgacgaattgaggctgttctgagggcaaaaatgggtgtaactcaatattaggaaggtgttcctaatgttttgtatactcagtgtagtcacatcatgcagcccatatatgtgttgatttctaagacattctaaggtttgtatcgttcacaactaaagttatcaaataactctaaatctagcatataggaccttttcaaatgatcacttttatgCTCAATGTAGCCACTTCATATGTGCACTATTTCTGGAATGGTGAAAATATAATTTCTATCTTATACAGCTAAGTTAAATTATATccttcttactataaaatcatataaCATAAAATAATGGCACAGGACTTATAAGCAAATTTTGTCTGCTAATTGAAGTAGCTTACAGCCTATGGCATGGCGCATAGCCAGATAACAAACAGTAGACCGACTCATATTTTGTTCTTCTGAAATtaattttcttcatatcatggtTCTTTAGACCTAAAATAAAttatggatttattgtgacggtGTATATTAAAAGGCTTGGAGATGCTAAAAGTGTTTACGTTAATTAAGTCAGTTACCGTTAGACCGGCAGTAATTTGCATGACAATTACCGGCTGACACATTTTCATGACCGCCAAAGCCCTATTCATATCTGCCTTTCTCACTCAGACTGGGTCAACAAACATGCACATAATGATGAGTTGCACTCCAGTGGTCAGGTTTATTTTTGTCAAGCTGTGGTGCACAATTTAAGATGACACATTGCGTTGCAAAACGTCTTCCGCTCCGACTGCTACTTGTAAGGCATTTTGCTTCTTGTGAACCATCTCTACAAGACAATCTGCAGAACCACCATACCAATGTTGGCTGTGCTGCTGTGTATACTGTAGTCTACCTTGAATAACAAGGTTGCGTCGTTCCAATTTTAGCAGTATAATGTTGAGGTGGAGTGATAATTCCCAGGTATGCCTCTAAAGAGAAACACTGCAGCATAAAGCAATAGACCTCAGTGCATCATGTCAGTAAGAGCCTGAAATTGATCCGCTGTGTCCTGATGGGAGTTCACTGTCAAATGCACGCAGGCTATTTATTACAGCTCTCAGATGTCCTAGTGGTTTTCACGTCAGAATGTCATGTTGATGTAGCCTGCTGCCGAAGTGGCTTTTCCTGCAATCAGATGTTTCAGTATAAAAGTGAAAAGTTGTTGTTGCTGAGTTCTTAATATGGACAGTCAGGAGCAAGCAGAACAGCCACAGTCTCAAAGTAAGCTGTTTACAGCACCCATCTTGGCTTCAAGAGGAGATTCTCAGCCTGCAGCTTGAGCACATGGTTGCTTGTTGGATGTTTTTGTTTAGCGAGCAGTAAGAGTCAGGAACATTACATCTGgtgtgtggcagagagagggCAATTAGCCCCAGTACCAGCCACTGTATTATACCTGCATTCCACCACCATGTCCTAGATTCGAATGGGACTGGCATGGGAGCTACCTAAATGCATCAAAACTGTACACACTGAGCTAAGCCCTGCTCCAGTCTGACTCGTAGGTCTATGCTTTGCTCTCATAAGCTGAGAGAGGTCCCAGGCCCTCTGTATGACTAGCCTATAGTTGATTACCAACTTGAAGGAAACGTGCTGAAAGTGCTCGTAAGGCAGTGATTGCAAGGAGAGGTGCCAGGAGGGGATGATGTCAGGCTTTTTTTCAATGATGTCACGTGTTGAATTGATCGTTTCTTGCTGGAATGATGGTGAGGGACAAGGGTTGTCATGGTAATAGAGGCCTACTTGTTGATGTTAAATGTAGCCTAATTTACGAAGGTGATAAAACATTgtgatttgatatatatatattttttaagttggGTGTACTACTTACTGAGCGATCTCCAGCTAGCCTTTTTGGAAAAGTGTTCCGACTTGACACATTCCGACAAGCAGCCAGGGTTGAATCATTTTCTACAACTCCACAGTAATCACATTTCCTGGTTAGACTTGAACGGATGTGTGGACATGTTCTGCCGAACCCGATGCCCCGGCTGCTGCTGCACAGTCATTGTTGGGGACTGAAACATGACCTACATTAACCCACGTAACAGCTCGGGCAAACTCTCCATTTGATATGGATTAAAGCTCAGGCCTTGTAAGCATTTCATATGAGGTTAAGCTGTCTGTTATTTGAGTGTCTTGCATGGATTTCAATTGGAATCGGCTTCAGTTCGCTGATGCTTTGGCTGTTGCGTTGTCAtcatcagggagagagggagaaatatatgacCCTATATTAACCCGCATCACAGCTCTGAAGCTCTAACATTCAGACCTAATCATTTACATTTCCTTTCATTGCACTTGCATTTGAATGTATTGCATGAAACTGCAAAAGTTATGGAAGTTATTTAGAAATGTATTTTTTCAGTCCCTGATACATTTTTTTGAGATGAGGTCCATGAAATCGCTATTACAAAACCTCTCGCTCACTATATTGCATGAAGCATTATGCAAATTGGATCAAATTAAACTTTTTAGCTGAAAACCAACCATTTAGGGTGCTGTATTTAAATAGaatttcctcttctccctccaggtTGGGTGTTTTGGCTAACCCTGATGCTGTTGTGTCCTCTCCGGTACCTCAGTTGTCCATACCCATCAACAGTCATTTTCAGATAGTGCGACGTAAGTAAACGTATGGTTTCTCTAAGTTATCCTTTGAGACTAAATTCCATGCAGTTTGTAATGCAGGCTAAGTAAATGATTTTTAAATTAACTTCCAACAGGCTCGTTTTCAGAGATTTTTATATGAAATGTTTGTGCTTCCAGTCATGAAACAGTTATTTTTGATGCAGAGCCCCTCTCTCCTCAAAATCCTGCAGGCATTTCACTTCACATTCCTTAACTCCTTACCATGGGAGGACTATTTACTCAAGGTTATTGCTTGTCGTAGTGTGCAACAAGTCCAAGGTGCTTTCTTTTCTCTTGCTAGACAGCATTTAAAAGTCAACAGCAAAAGCCTATTGGAACCTTCTCACGACATAAACCCCCCCCTCCTTTTACCCGCTTTATTTCAGAGGCCGAAGAAGCGCTGTTCATTGACTTACCATTAAAAAGTAAGACTTTTCTCCTCATACTTCTATTTCTTTTAAAAATGTGCATCCGTCTTGATAGGAATTGTTTCTAATGGAGATTTACTGTAAACAATGGATCAGGTTGTTGTTTCTACCTTTTTATAATATGAGCTTATGTGCAAGACCAGTGTTGTGGCAACAATACTACAATAAAAACATTTCAGTCGGTCTACATTCAATTTGGCTACATTTTTAGAGCATGCAATGCCCTGAGCTCCATGCCTGGATGT
Above is a genomic segment from Oncorhynchus gorbuscha isolate QuinsamMale2020 ecotype Even-year linkage group LG23, OgorEven_v1.0, whole genome shotgun sequence containing:
- the si:ch73-335m24.2 gene encoding protein eva-1 homolog C isoform X2; this translates as MGTMTVPWSFWRSCCSLSLFLILALNTHSAWSSPDFSVYLHTILRNHTAHACDGDTLSIKCPSRTSVSVLSAFYGRRVPSKNLCPPANTNMTEDNTGCTSSVAIQKVVSECQDRRSCHIPVISPVFGQDPCPLTSKYLIVSYKCRPEHHRTRLVCENERLRLVCKNNTVLAIYSATFGHLLHGSPNCPQETAPQPDMECLSPSALRKVSRRCHGRANCSVLADTQNFGDPCFPGTRKHLRVSFTCVPRYLLEDVRRSGSTSDPFLISDYTHGLPERVALYFVSGICAGLVFLLCLFGLRSTLVRDVKDLATELGVSSRPAADPAGKSWRTSMTTTPLMPPPSAASPSPTVRRISLVQRP
- the si:ch73-335m24.2 gene encoding protein eva-1 homolog C isoform X1, with protein sequence MGTMTVPWSFWRSCCSLSLFLILALNTHSAWSSPDFSVYLHTILRNHTAHACDGDTLSIKCPSRTSVSVLSAFYGRRVPSKNLCPPANTNMTEDNTGCTSSVAIQKVVSECQDRRSCHIPVISPVFGQDPCPLTSKYLIVSYKCRPEHHRTRLVCENERLRLVCKNNTVLAIYSATFGHLLHGSPNCPQETAPQPDMECLSPSALRKVSRRCHGRANCSVLADTQNFGDPCFPGTRKHLRVSFTCVPRYLLEDVRRSGSTSDPFLISDYTHGGWYTGPGVIRPQNVLYTNSLEIFDKILGLPERVALYFVSGICAGLVFLLCLFGLRSTLVRDVKDLATELGVSSRPAADPAGKSWRTSMTTTPLMPPPSAASPSPTVRRISLVQRP